In Equus caballus isolate H_3958 breed thoroughbred chromosome 26, TB-T2T, whole genome shotgun sequence, the following are encoded in one genomic region:
- the MRAP gene encoding melanocortin-2 receptor accessory protein isoform X1, producing MESSACIVKLSGPPPTFLPVHGSDKWAGLEPGDPQTHWMVLQKSVRPSPRRAPRSSRCAADMANQTNTSAPFYSYEYYLDYLDLIPVDERKLKANKHSIVIVFWVSLAAFVVLLFLILLYMSWSGSPQMRDNTQHHPTCPWSHSLNLPFCVRRHPPHHRDPRGTPQAPPSSAEEPGSRASGRDQQPQGESPSALSPTAPQAHCALLWELTPDGDPHRVS from the exons ATGGAGAGCTCTGCTTGCATAGTGAAGCTGTCAGGCCCACCCCCGACCTTTCTCCCAGTCCACGGCTCTGATAAGTGGGCAGGCCTTGAGCCTGGAGACCCACAGACACACTGGATGGTTTTACAGAAATCAGTGAGGCCGTCTCCTCGTAGGGCTCCGAGGAGCTCCAGGTGCGCTGCAGACATGGCCAACCAGACCAACACCTCCGCCCCATTCTACAGCTACGAATATTACCTGGACTACCTGGACCTCATTCCCGTGGATGAGAGGAAGCTGAAAGCCAACAAGC ATTCCATCGTCATCGTCTTCTGGGTGAGCCTGGCGGCCTTCGTGGTGCTTCTCTTCCTCATCCTGCTCTACATGTCCTGGTCGGGCTCCCCGCAGATGAG GGACAACACCCAGCACCACCCAACATGTCCCTGGAGTCACAGCCTCAACCTCCCCTTCTGTGTCCGGAGGCACCCACCGCACCACAGGGACCCTCGGGGGACCCCGCAGGCTCCACCGAGCTCGGCTGAGGAACCAGGCAGCAGAGCATCCGGCCGCGATCAGCAGCCGCAGGGAGAGAGCCCCTCTGCCTTgtcccccacagccccccaggccCACTGTGCCCTCCTCTGGGAACTGACCCCTGATGGGGACCCCCACCGCGTCAGCTGA
- the MRAP gene encoding melanocortin-2 receptor accessory protein isoform X2 has product MLAWANSLFSRNKCTNWAPRSSRCAADMANQTNTSAPFYSYEYYLDYLDLIPVDERKLKANKHSIVIVFWVSLAAFVVLLFLILLYMSWSGSPQMRDNTQHHPTCPWSHSLNLPFCVRRHPPHHRDPRGTPQAPPSSAEEPGSRASGRDQQPQGESPSALSPTAPQAHCALLWELTPDGDPHRVS; this is encoded by the exons GGCTCCGAGGAGCTCCAGGTGCGCTGCAGACATGGCCAACCAGACCAACACCTCCGCCCCATTCTACAGCTACGAATATTACCTGGACTACCTGGACCTCATTCCCGTGGATGAGAGGAAGCTGAAAGCCAACAAGC ATTCCATCGTCATCGTCTTCTGGGTGAGCCTGGCGGCCTTCGTGGTGCTTCTCTTCCTCATCCTGCTCTACATGTCCTGGTCGGGCTCCCCGCAGATGAG GGACAACACCCAGCACCACCCAACATGTCCCTGGAGTCACAGCCTCAACCTCCCCTTCTGTGTCCGGAGGCACCCACCGCACCACAGGGACCCTCGGGGGACCCCGCAGGCTCCACCGAGCTCGGCTGAGGAACCAGGCAGCAGAGCATCCGGCCGCGATCAGCAGCCGCAGGGAGAGAGCCCCTCTGCCTTgtcccccacagccccccaggccCACTGTGCCCTCCTCTGGGAACTGACCCCTGATGGGGACCCCCACCGCGTCAGCTGA
- the MRAP gene encoding melanocortin-2 receptor accessory protein isoform X4 encodes MAPRSSRCAADMANQTNTSAPFYSYEYYLDYLDLIPVDERKLKANKHSIVIVFWVSLAAFVVLLFLILLYMSWSGSPQMRDNTQHHPTCPWSHSLNLPFCVRRHPPHHRDPRGTPQAPPSSAEEPGSRASGRDQQPQGESPSALSPTAPQAHCALLWELTPDGDPHRVS; translated from the exons GGCTCCGAGGAGCTCCAGGTGCGCTGCAGACATGGCCAACCAGACCAACACCTCCGCCCCATTCTACAGCTACGAATATTACCTGGACTACCTGGACCTCATTCCCGTGGATGAGAGGAAGCTGAAAGCCAACAAGC ATTCCATCGTCATCGTCTTCTGGGTGAGCCTGGCGGCCTTCGTGGTGCTTCTCTTCCTCATCCTGCTCTACATGTCCTGGTCGGGCTCCCCGCAGATGAG GGACAACACCCAGCACCACCCAACATGTCCCTGGAGTCACAGCCTCAACCTCCCCTTCTGTGTCCGGAGGCACCCACCGCACCACAGGGACCCTCGGGGGACCCCGCAGGCTCCACCGAGCTCGGCTGAGGAACCAGGCAGCAGAGCATCCGGCCGCGATCAGCAGCCGCAGGGAGAGAGCCCCTCTGCCTTgtcccccacagccccccaggccCACTGTGCCCTCCTCTGGGAACTGACCCCTGATGGGGACCCCCACCGCGTCAGCTGA
- the MRAP gene encoding melanocortin-2 receptor accessory protein isoform X3 produces MANQTNTSAPFYSYEYYLDYLDLIPVDERKLKANKHSIVIVFWVSLAAFVVLLFLILLYMSWSGSPQMRDNTQHHPTCPWSHSLNLPFCVRRHPPHHRDPRGTPQAPPSSAEEPGSRASGRDQQPQGESPSALSPTAPQAHCALLWELTPDGDPHRVS; encoded by the exons ATGGCCAACCAGACCAACACCTCCGCCCCATTCTACAGCTACGAATATTACCTGGACTACCTGGACCTCATTCCCGTGGATGAGAGGAAGCTGAAAGCCAACAAGC ATTCCATCGTCATCGTCTTCTGGGTGAGCCTGGCGGCCTTCGTGGTGCTTCTCTTCCTCATCCTGCTCTACATGTCCTGGTCGGGCTCCCCGCAGATGAG GGACAACACCCAGCACCACCCAACATGTCCCTGGAGTCACAGCCTCAACCTCCCCTTCTGTGTCCGGAGGCACCCACCGCACCACAGGGACCCTCGGGGGACCCCGCAGGCTCCACCGAGCTCGGCTGAGGAACCAGGCAGCAGAGCATCCGGCCGCGATCAGCAGCCGCAGGGAGAGAGCCCCTCTGCCTTgtcccccacagccccccaggccCACTGTGCCCTCCTCTGGGAACTGACCCCTGATGGGGACCCCCACCGCGTCAGCTGA